The following proteins are encoded in a genomic region of Asterias amurensis chromosome 5, ASM3211899v1:
- the LOC139937129 gene encoding GH3 domain-containing protein-like, whose protein sequence is MAVTWTFRCLVWVMLSGFVTAYAANYCWASDVSWMVKTTICIFAGWCGLSTIVALHISTLRCSESHTLATLLIQYLMNQIPSLMASSVYSGIKKVWQRPMEEQEKFLLKLLARDAKTEYGMRHGFSDIKSLQEFRAKHPLTKYEHYRDYFTRLADGEKNVCVAATLERFGTSSGTTGKGKLIPMVRPTEFTKVSMAITSKLSSVSPVQKMYSLYCKPVVKMTKSGVRIAPVMFVPEGKIMSLLVSATQNTPPSGFQISTDFEATYVQTLFALTDKNIGQINAPFASQVYRGLKMLEDEQEMFLEDLTLGRVNPKIQLDEGIRRSLDAALTADPARADELRREFAKGFVGIVGRIWPHLSHVAGIDVSGFMKKLDARYTKGTRLLSPAYSCTEGFIGVNAWVDKTPQQYTLLPNEMVVEFIPEHLSAEETPLTLLMDEVEVGKRYEIAITSISGFYRYRLGDVVEVVDFIERCPVVAVMYRTGELLNLRSEKIDVLVVNKAIQESLEGWDGATLVEWTCAESPLMHDDKNDGEYDMYYLLFVELESEKEIRLSADQMSMFDRSLRKQHEFYEQYRKVGTICEARVVVVRPGSFNKLQEHIIAASTASYNQFKMPKKLRTKAMLDLMLECAVVENT, encoded by the exons ATGGCGGTAACATGGACGTTTCGGTGTTTGGTGTGGGTAATGTTGTCTGGGTTTGTCACGGCGTATGCTGCCAACTACTGCTGGGCCAGTGATGTATCGTGGATGGTGAAAACTACAATTT GTATCTTTGCTGGTTGGTGCGGATTGTCAACCATTGTAGCTTTACACATCTCAACTCTACGCTGTTCCGAGAGCCACACTTTAGCAACTCTATTGATTCAGTATTTGATGAACCAGATTCCAAGTCTCATGGCCTCTTCTGTCTACTCTGGCATCAAGAAAGTCTGGCAACGTCCTATGGAAGAGCAAGAGAAGTTTCTTCTGAAGCTGCTCGCCCGTGATGCGAAGACGGAGTACGGCATGAGACACGGCTTCAGCGACATCAAATCTCTTCAAGAGTTCCGTGCGAAGCATCCACTCACTAAGTATGAGCATTATCGAGATTACTTCACCAGGCTGGCGGACGGGGAAAAGAATGTCTGCGTTGCGGCAACACTGGAGCGATTTGGAACTTCGTCTGGCACAACAGGAAAGGGCAAGCTTATTCCGATGGTAAGACCGACAGAATTCACGAAGGTGAGCATGGCAATTACAAGTAAACTGTCGTCGGTAAGTCCCGTGCAGAAAATGTATTCGCTATACTGCAAACCCGTGGTGAAGATGACAAAATCTGGAGTGCGTATTGCGCCGGTGATGTTCGTGCCTGAAGGTAAAATAATGAGTTTGCTGGTGTCCGCTACCCAGAACACGCCGCCCAGTGGCTTCCAGATATCCACTGATTTCGAAGCCACCTACGTCCAAACCCTCTTTGCTCTCACCGACAAAAATATCGGCCAGATCAATGCGCCGTTCGCCTCGCAAGTCTACCGAGGATTGAAAATGCTGGAAGACGAACAGGAGATGTTTTTAGAGGATCTGACTCTGGGAAGGGTCAACCCGAAGATACAACTAGATGAGGGAATTCGGCGGTCTCTGGACGCAGCTTTGACGGCAGACCCAGCTCGAGCAGACGAACTGAGGAGGGAGTTTGCTAAAGGCTTCGTGGGCATCGTGGGTAGAATCTGGCCTCATCTGTCTCATGTAGCGGGCATCGACGTTTCTGGGTTCATGAAGAAGCTTGATGCAAGATACACCAAAG GTACCCGACTACTCTCGCCAGCCTATTCATGCACAGAAGGGTTTATTGGCGTGAATGCGTGGGTGGATAAGACACCACAGCAGTATACGCTCCTCCCAAATGAAATGGTCGTTGAGTTTATCCCAGAACACCTCAG TGCCGAAGAGACTCCACTTACGTTGCTGATGGATGAGGTCGAGGTTGGCAAACGGTATGAGATTGCTATAACGAGCATATCAGGGTTTTACCGTTACCGTTTGGGCGACGTTGTCGAGGTTGTGGATTTCATCGAGCGTTGCCCAGTGGTTGCCGTTATGTACAG AACTGGAGAGCTACTGAATCTACGCAGTGAGAAGATTGACGTATTGGTGGTCAACAAAGCCATACAAGAAAGCTTAGAAGGATGGGATGGAGCTACTCTAGTGGAATGGACATGCGCAGAGAGCCCACTTATGCACGATGACAAAAATG ATGGTGAATATGACATGTATTATTTGCTTTTCGTTGAGCTCGAATCAGAGAAGGAAATACGATTATCTGCTGATCAGATGTCAATG TTCGACAGATCTCTACGGAAACAGCATGAGTTCTACGAGCAGTACCGGAAAGTGGGCACAATCTGCGAGGCTCGTGTTGTAGTCGTTCGCCCTGGCTCCTTTAACAAGCTGCAAGAACACATCATAGCGGCCTCAACGGCCAGCTATAACCAGTTCAAGATGCCTAAGAAGTTGCGCACTAAGGCGATGTTGGATCTTATGTTGGAGTGTGCAGTAGTTGAAAACACTTAG